The following coding sequences lie in one Arachis stenosperma cultivar V10309 chromosome 5, arast.V10309.gnm1.PFL2, whole genome shotgun sequence genomic window:
- the LOC130980839 gene encoding uncharacterized protein LOC130980839, protein MTKKRSWKNNETVILTEECSAIIQHKLPQKLKDPGSFQIPCVIGEITVEKALCDLGASINLMSVAMMRKMNIEEAKPTKMALQLADRSFKFPHGIVDDLLVKVGEFIFPADFVVLDMQEEPKASIILGRPFLATAGAVINVQKGDLTLRLHNEEMTFNVFKAMSYPPEQFGECMRLDALEEEVHEDFEEEEPEEPESVVGEEYESSEEVAATEIHTQEAPKVENQKSEAPKLELKALPPTLKYAYLGKNGSYPVIISSSLNQDQEDELLQVLRRHKDAIGWTLADLKGISSAICMHKILLEEDAKPSIQSQRRLNPIMKEVVQKEVMKLWQGGVIYPISDSPRVSPIHIVPKKGGIIVVPNERNELIPTRTVTGWQMCIDYKKLNEAIQKDHFPLPFMDQILERLAGGIVLGHKVSNQGIEVDRAKVEIIEKLPPPGDVKAIRSFLGHAGAVLGQRKDSLVHVIYYASRVLNDAQRNYTTTEKELLAIVFAFDKFRSYLIGAKVIVFTDHTALKYLFAKQESKPRLIRWILLLQEFDIEIRDKKGVENKVADHLSRISQDEGGGHDTQVNEIFPGEQLMIVHKAPWFADIANFKATRALPPEIHKHQKRKLMNDAKYFVWDEPYLFKKCSDGVLRRCVSEEEGREVLWNCHSSSYGGHFGGDRTAAKVLQSGIFWPTLFKDAKELVKSCNECQRAGNLPKRNAMPQNFILELELFDVWGIDFMGPFPTSYANK, encoded by the exons atgactaagaagagaagctggaagAACAACGAAACTGTGATACTGACCGAAGAATGCAGTGCTATCATTCAGCACAAATTACCCCAAAAATtgaaggatccagggagttttcagATCCCCTGTGTCATAGGTGAGATCACGGTAGAGAAGGCTCTTTGTGACCTAGGAGCCAGCATCAATTTGATGTCAGTAGCTATGATGAGGAAGATGAATATCGAAGAGGctaaaccaacaaagatggCCCTACAATTGGCAGACCGATCATTCAAGTTCCCTCACGGCATAGTAGATGATTTGTTGGTAAAGGTGGGAGAGTTCATATTCCCAGCAGATTTTGTGGTCTTGGATATGCAAGAGGAACCCAAGGCTTCCATTATCCTGGGGAGGCCCTTCTTGGCCACTGCAGGAGCTGTCATTAATGTCCAAAAAGGTGACCTCACCTTGAGATTACACAATGAAGAGATGACCTTCAACGTATTCAAGGCCATGAGTTACCCACCAGAGCAATTCGGGGAATGCATGAGGTTAGATGCGCTTGAGGAAGAAGTACATGAGGACTTTGAGGAAGAAGAACCTGAAGAGCCAGAGAGCGTAGTAGGGGAGGAATATGAATCAAGTGAAGAGGTTGCAGCAACAGAAATTCATACACAAGAAGCGCCCAAGGTGGAAAATCAAAAGTCAGAGGCACCAAAGCTTGAGCTCAAAGCACTGCCACCTACTCTCAAATATGCATATTTGGGGAAAAACGGAAGTTACCCAGTAATCATAAGCTCATCCCTCAACCAGGATCAAGAGGATGAACTACTCCAAGTACTGCGGAGGCACAAGGATGCCATTGGATGGACTCTTGCTGACCTGAAAGGAATAAGCTcagccatatgcatgcacaagatactgcTAGAAGAAGATGCCAAACCATCCATTCAATCTCAAAGGAGGCTGAACCCAATTATGAaagaggtggtgcagaaagaggttaTGAAGTTATGGCAGGGAGGGGTGATATACCCTATCTCAGACAGCCCACGGGTCAGCCCTATACATATTGTCCCAAAGAAGGGAGGAATAATTGTAGTTCCAAATGAGAGGAACGAATTAATTCCTACAAGGACCGTCACTGGATGGCAGATGTGCATAGACTACAAAAAACTCAATGAAGCTATACAAAAAGATCATTTCCCGCTTCCATTCATGGACCAGATATTGGAACGACTTGCAG GAGGAATAGTGCTTGGTCATAAGGTTTCTAACCAGGGTATTGAGGTGGACAGAGCTAAAGTGGAAATTATTGAAAAACTTCCTCCACCCGGTGATGTCAAGGCAATTAGGAGCTTTTTAGgacatgcag GGGCAGTGTTAGGACAGAGGAAAGATAGCTTAGTCCATGTGATATACTATGCCAGCAGGGTCCTTAATGATGCTCAAAGAAATTATACCACAACCGAAAAGGAACTGCTGGCAATAGTATTCGcatttgacaagtttagatcatacCTCATTGGTGCAAAAGTGATTGTTTTCACAGATCACACAGCACTTAAATATTTGTTTGCTAAGCAGGAATCAAAACCAAGACTAATAAGATGGATCTTATTGTTGCAGGAATTTGATATTGAAATCAGAGACAAGAAAGGAGTGGAGAAcaaggtagcagatcacctcTCCAGAATCTCTCAGGATGAAGGTGGGGGACATGATACTCAAGTGAACGAGATCTTCCCTGGTGAGCAGTTGATGATAGTTCACAaggctccatggtttgcagatatagCCAACTTCAAGGCAACTAGGGCTTTACCACCAGAGATACATAAACATCAGAAAAGAAAGCTCATGAATGATGCAAAATACTTTGtctgggatgagccatatctcttcaagaagTGTTCAGATGGAGTCCTCAGAAGATGTGTTTCGGAAGAAGAAGGACGAGAGGTGCTATGGAATTGCCACAGCTCAAGTTATGGAGGCCATTTTGGAGGGGACAGAACTGCAGCAAAGGTTCTACAAAGTGGGATCTTTTGGCCAACCCTTTTCAAGGACGCCAAAGAACTAGTAAAAAGTTGCAACGAATGCCAAAGAGCAGGAAACTTGCCCAAAAGAAATGCCATGCCACAAAATTTCATTCTAGAGCTGGAACTGTTTGATgtgtggggaatagatttcatggggcCATTTCCAACTTCATATGCAAACAAGTAA